The following coding sequences lie in one Prochlorococcus marinus XMU1412 genomic window:
- a CDS encoding asparagine synthase-related protein translates to MKLPTNDPKLLTEGLYKTDIFNLNPMFAVQLQNKQQLSYVRSWEEAFAIHGEAYISDINPAYVASLITNVQTNTSSPYKRIKRLPRANFIKILRNGDFKAYPYEPFGGGVSSQKERELHNIIDYIFQNKLKNAIPQGENRIGCELSSGLDSNAIVGGLIKGLDIDPRNIFTWSHDGNGEESYIKEFQTFHKLNTENTHINKTEYKKENFQESLKENLFIFGMPHQLGGNTECIKFFKKCSCKILFSGFGGDQAISHNGHNLATDLIKNFEFIEFFQWMDNPLKALKTMLGRTYGLINNDWQESKFSKKVSHMKKNNLLISLLTEKGKDWLIPHLSKEFIAEIDTYSTLHNSIRQRCMSQWVSVRLEEEVRLAAKYGIRKYFPLLDETLLGTLLNQDPKYFAEKYLQGRLIHRKSFAKYLPEKLRLDPSKYRDINNQWTAFEREKQAKVLNDLIEFSQQWNQHLSKFWQLDELKKYAINTQINIKKINIHESSKVIKAMRTVNKLSCWFSELE, encoded by the coding sequence ATGAAATTACCAACAAATGATCCAAAACTTTTAACCGAGGGTTTATATAAAACTGATATTTTTAATTTAAATCCAATGTTTGCAGTTCAATTGCAAAATAAACAACAACTATCATATGTACGTTCTTGGGAAGAAGCATTTGCTATTCATGGTGAAGCTTATATCTCAGATATCAATCCTGCTTATGTTGCCTCTCTAATAACTAATGTACAAACTAACACTTCCTCCCCTTATAAAAGGATTAAAAGACTACCTCGAGCTAACTTTATAAAAATACTAAGAAATGGGGATTTTAAAGCATACCCCTATGAACCTTTCGGAGGGGGGGTTTCTTCTCAAAAGGAGAGAGAACTCCATAACATTATTGATTATATTTTTCAAAATAAATTAAAAAATGCAATCCCCCAAGGCGAAAATAGAATAGGTTGTGAACTAAGTAGTGGGTTAGATTCTAATGCCATAGTTGGCGGGTTAATAAAAGGTTTAGATATTGATCCTAGAAATATTTTCACCTGGAGTCACGATGGTAATGGAGAAGAATCCTACATAAAAGAATTTCAGACTTTCCACAAACTCAATACTGAAAATACTCATATTAATAAAACTGAATACAAAAAAGAAAATTTCCAAGAATCATTAAAAGAAAATTTATTTATTTTTGGTATGCCTCATCAATTGGGAGGGAATACAGAGTGTATAAAATTTTTCAAAAAATGCTCTTGTAAGATATTATTTAGTGGTTTTGGGGGTGATCAAGCTATTAGCCACAATGGACATAACCTAGCAACAGACCTAATAAAAAATTTCGAATTTATTGAGTTCTTTCAGTGGATGGATAATCCTTTAAAGGCTCTAAAAACAATGCTTGGGAGAACATATGGACTAATCAATAACGACTGGCAGGAAAGTAAATTTTCAAAAAAAGTTTCTCATATGAAAAAGAATAATTTACTTATTTCATTGCTGACAGAAAAAGGTAAAGATTGGCTAATTCCGCACTTGTCAAAAGAGTTTATTGCTGAGATTGATACGTATAGTACACTTCATAACTCAATAAGACAAAGATGTATGTCTCAATGGGTCTCTGTAAGACTAGAAGAAGAAGTAAGATTGGCTGCCAAATATGGAATAAGAAAATATTTTCCCTTATTGGATGAAACACTTTTAGGAACTCTTTTAAATCAAGATCCAAAGTATTTCGCAGAAAAATATCTTCAAGGTAGATTAATCCACAGAAAATCTTTTGCAAAATATCTTCCCGAGAAGTTAAGACTAGATCCATCAAAATATAGAGATATAAATAATCAATGGACTGCATTTGAAAGAGAAAAGCAAGCTAAGGTTTTAAATGATCTAATTGAATTTTCTCAACAATGGAATCAACATTTATCTAAATTTTGGCAATTAGATGAGTTAAAGAAATATGCTATTAATACTCAAATAAATATTAAGAAAATTAATATTCATGAGAGTAGCAAGGTTATCAAAGCTATGAGAACCGTTAATAAATTAAGTTGTTGGTTTTCTGAACTAGAATGA
- the lexA gene encoding transcriptional repressor LexA, whose translation MGISSDHNLTEPQHELYKWIKDYMKEFQHSPSIRQMMQAMNLKSPAPIQSRLKHLQEKGYISWQEGKARTMQIADQFDKVPIMGSVAAGGLIETFSDVQQENLDISDVLKKRDVFALTVNGDSMVDACIADGDMVLMEPIKDAFALRNGDIVSALVPGLGTTLKYFFKKGNKIFLEAANSAYEPIVIDPNQVIFQGKLLAVWRKI comes from the coding sequence GTGGGCATTTCTTCTGATCATAATCTTACAGAACCTCAGCATGAGCTATACAAATGGATAAAGGACTATATGAAAGAATTTCAACATAGTCCCTCCATAAGGCAAATGATGCAAGCTATGAATTTAAAATCACCTGCTCCAATTCAAAGTCGTTTGAAACATTTACAAGAAAAAGGATATATTTCATGGCAGGAAGGAAAAGCAAGAACAATGCAGATAGCAGACCAATTCGATAAGGTTCCAATCATGGGTTCAGTTGCAGCTGGAGGGTTAATAGAGACCTTTTCTGATGTGCAGCAGGAAAATCTAGATATTTCTGATGTCCTCAAAAAGAGAGATGTGTTCGCATTAACAGTAAATGGAGATTCTATGGTTGATGCTTGCATTGCTGATGGCGATATGGTGCTAATGGAGCCAATTAAAGATGCATTTGCATTAAGAAATGGAGATATAGTAAGTGCTTTGGTTCCTGGTTTAGGAACTACCTTAAAATATTTTTTTAAAAAAGGGAATAAGATATTTTTAGAAGCGGCAAATTCAGCATATGAACCAATCGTAATAGATCCTAACCAAGTGATTTTTCAAGGAAAATTACTAGCTGTTTGGAGAAAAATATAA
- a CDS encoding PqqD family protein, producing the protein MKLKKNPKLVSEVLDEEICLFNPKNAKYINLNSTGSIIWGLLDTSKEVDEIIKIMKKGYKDKNTNIENEIMLFINDGIANDIFYYEK; encoded by the coding sequence ATGAAGTTAAAGAAAAATCCAAAATTAGTATCAGAAGTATTGGATGAGGAGATATGTCTTTTTAATCCCAAAAATGCAAAATATATTAATTTAAATTCAACAGGTTCCATAATATGGGGGCTTTTAGACACTTCAAAAGAAGTTGACGAAATTATTAAAATAATGAAAAAAGGATATAAAGATAAAAACACAAATATAGAAAATGAAATAATGTTATTTATAAATGATGGTATTGCAAATGATATTTTTTATTATGAAAAATAA
- the argF gene encoding ornithine carbamoyltransferase, with protein MFKPKKLASKDFLSSLDITKLELIYILELAQQLKKKEISVDCEKKVLGLVFDKSSTRTRVSFQVAMSRLGGTTIDLNPNTSQIGRGEPIKDTARVLSRYCDVLAIRTFKHSDIEDYAKWSTKPVINALTDLEHPCQALADFLTIKEEFGSFEDIVLTFIGDGNNVSNSLILCGALLEAKIRIACPVGYEPDKSIIQRAKAINNNEDFLQITNDVNSAVLGANVLYTDVWSSMGEEDQKEEKDKDFNGFTLDQDLVNQAKENVIILHCLPAYREKEITEEIFESKNSRIFDQAENRMHAQQALLSCILS; from the coding sequence ATGTTTAAACCTAAAAAGCTTGCAAGTAAAGATTTCTTATCAAGTCTAGACATAACTAAGCTAGAGTTGATTTATATTTTAGAGTTAGCACAACAACTTAAGAAAAAAGAAATATCTGTAGATTGTGAAAAAAAAGTTCTTGGTTTGGTTTTTGATAAATCATCAACTCGTACGAGAGTGAGTTTTCAAGTTGCCATGTCCCGACTAGGAGGAACAACTATTGACTTAAACCCAAATACATCTCAAATTGGAAGAGGAGAGCCTATTAAGGATACTGCAAGAGTTCTTAGCAGGTATTGCGATGTTTTAGCTATAAGAACTTTTAAACATTCAGATATAGAAGATTATGCAAAATGGTCTACAAAGCCTGTAATAAATGCGCTTACTGATCTAGAGCATCCTTGTCAAGCTTTGGCTGATTTTCTTACTATTAAAGAAGAGTTTGGCTCTTTTGAAGATATTGTTTTGACTTTTATAGGCGATGGTAATAATGTATCTAATTCCCTGATTTTATGCGGAGCATTGTTAGAGGCAAAGATTAGGATAGCTTGTCCTGTAGGTTATGAACCTGATAAATCTATTATTCAAAGGGCAAAGGCAATTAATAATAATGAGGACTTTTTACAGATAACAAATGATGTTAATTCTGCTGTTTTAGGAGCGAATGTTTTGTATACAGATGTATGGTCTTCAATGGGTGAAGAAGATCAGAAAGAAGAAAAAGATAAAGATTTTAATGGATTCACTCTTGATCAAGATTTAGTTAACCAAGCCAAAGAAAATGTCATAATTTTACATTGTCTTCCAGCTTATAGAGAAAAAGAGATTACTGAAGAAATTTTTGAAAGTAAAAATAGCAGAATTTTTGATCAAGCAGAAAATAGAATGCATGCTCAACAAGCCCTTTTATCTTGTATTTTGTCCTAA
- a CDS encoding lasso peptide biosynthesis protein codes for MKLLRKNCINKFSFRLKDKKIFLIKKKTREFCEKKSFFSSCLSKAISIKFIFDILNINNKLYFGISKHSNGKKVAHAWLVDPKAGKSITPGFYKDKGLTVYKF; via the coding sequence ATGAAATTGCTAAGAAAAAATTGCATAAATAAATTTAGCTTTAGATTAAAAGATAAAAAAATTTTTTTAATCAAGAAAAAAACTAGAGAATTTTGTGAAAAAAAATCTTTTTTTAGCTCATGTTTAAGTAAAGCAATATCTATTAAATTTATTTTTGACATACTTAATATAAATAACAAATTATATTTTGGGATAAGTAAGCATTCTAATGGCAAAAAAGTTGCTCATGCTTGGTTAGTTGATCCAAAAGCAGGAAAATCTATCACTCCTGGATTTTATAAAGATAAAGGACTTACAGTTTATAAATTTTAA
- a CDS encoding nucleotidyltransferase family protein, whose product MKETIFDDNWKKEINSLIKLFNFIYINKKYINNKNKRKIKIKVYNQNFFIRTAIRHNFVVNVQNFMILEKKSLQQKIKYLSDLEVKKLMAITGYNCLISEVLQENKIPVIIYKGIILSLLTNRKFKDRQCNDIDILVNEIDVKKTVKILEKIGFTIKYGFFKNESNSLIEKYYLFGNNALTLSKKISSFEINIDLHWKIITTSPNIISFEELWNSRKIIELNGVKINTLNYYYTYLTCCYNSSKNKWNNISNLLDIALLKGELNKDQITSLDSNLVVKNTNIVVDSLLNDEIYKYQKGSKKVEEILILSKNSQIKHSKGTNKKKKTSFWEKFSLAKQRMGMCETYEDKLRVLVTVFFPVSIFISKKNTIIANPLFIVKNIFAKLLLD is encoded by the coding sequence ATGAAAGAAACAATATTTGATGATAATTGGAAAAAAGAAATTAATAGTCTTATTAAATTATTCAATTTTATTTATATAAATAAAAAATATATTAATAATAAAAATAAAAGAAAGATAAAAATTAAAGTTTATAATCAGAATTTTTTTATAAGAACAGCCATAAGACATAATTTTGTCGTTAATGTTCAAAACTTTATGATTTTAGAAAAAAAATCATTGCAACAAAAAATAAAATATCTGTCTGATTTAGAAGTAAAAAAACTTATGGCTATAACTGGCTACAATTGTCTAATATCAGAGGTTCTACAAGAAAATAAGATTCCTGTAATAATATACAAAGGAATTATATTATCGCTCTTAACTAATAGAAAATTTAAGGACAGACAATGTAATGATATTGACATCCTAGTTAATGAGATAGATGTAAAAAAAACAGTTAAAATTCTTGAAAAAATAGGTTTTACAATAAAATATGGTTTCTTTAAAAATGAATCTAATTCTCTAATAGAAAAGTATTATCTTTTTGGGAATAATGCACTAACGTTAAGTAAAAAAATAAGCAGTTTTGAAATAAATATAGACTTACATTGGAAAATAATAACAACTAGTCCAAATATTATAAGTTTTGAAGAACTTTGGAACTCAAGAAAAATAATTGAACTAAATGGAGTAAAAATAAATACATTAAATTACTATTACACTTACTTAACATGCTGCTATAACTCTTCAAAAAATAAATGGAATAATATAAGTAATCTTTTAGATATTGCTTTGTTGAAAGGAGAGTTAAATAAAGATCAAATAACTTCTCTTGATAGCAATTTGGTTGTTAAAAATACTAATATTGTCGTTGATTCACTTTTAAACGATGAAATATACAAATATCAAAAAGGTTCAAAAAAAGTAGAAGAAATATTGATTTTGTCTAAGAATAGTCAAATAAAACATAGTAAAGGAACAAATAAAAAGAAAAAAACTAGTTTTTGGGAAAAATTTTCTTTAGCGAAACAAAGGATGGGAATGTGTGAAACATACGAAGATAAGTTGAGAGTTCTTGTAACAGTTTTTTTCCCTGTTTCAATTTTTATAAGTAAAAAAAATACTATTATTGCAAATCCTTTATTTATAGTAAAAAATATCTTTGCTAAATTGTTACTTGACTAA
- a CDS encoding ABC transporter ATP-binding protein, which yields MKIDITTSKQLRLLFYLIKEAGYKETLKFGLLIIYNYFLEIISLSIGIKILLNQNYRIDDLNQEYGIPLSITLIIIILSIRSFSRVFTINLQERIKCELANKFKEETLKNILKSDYENLRDIGRGSLHKIILINISKSISSIDQFLRLINQFICFLAYLFGLIFFKTYDVKLITIVLISSFTTLVIYNPNTWNLGQLINKHTGQLNKIIGNGLVGIKTIKSANSEEWLLNKFKRSNKNYKKLMLENIYRNNLFVCFKDIVVLISVGTWLILIRNDLDILSAGTSLLFCYKLSNAATNGIRNWRSCINGLPAYLELKEITSKIKKNKIKNNLPTKTSKILNEFISNKNQIISISWENKKNKKIKINKLSLNVGEITVISGISGVGKTRLIDTFIGLSDLKGSSWTIKLKNKNLKLNGYTESELLARELISYSPQDAMLIEASLKDNLLLGNSLNYRDKDILEYLRKMNLQHINNRNFGLNKEIDFSINPYSGGEIQKINILRSWLKDNPIEIYDEPTTFQDDKSVKNIIEKLKERSQNKMILIVSHDFRIIQIANKQLILNS from the coding sequence ATGAAAATTGATATAACCACATCCAAACAGCTAAGACTCCTTTTTTATCTTATTAAAGAAGCTGGATATAAAGAAACATTAAAGTTTGGATTATTGATTATCTATAATTATTTTTTAGAAATAATAAGCTTAAGTATAGGAATAAAGATTCTTTTAAATCAAAATTACAGAATTGATGACCTAAATCAAGAATATGGAATCCCTTTATCTATTACCTTAATAATCATAATTTTATCAATAAGGTCATTTTCAAGAGTTTTTACTATTAACTTACAAGAAAGAATAAAATGTGAGCTTGCTAATAAATTCAAGGAAGAAACGCTTAAAAACATTTTGAAATCAGATTATGAAAATTTAAGAGATATAGGTAGAGGTTCTTTACATAAAATAATTCTTATAAACATTTCAAAATCGATTTCATCAATTGACCAATTTTTAAGGCTTATAAATCAGTTTATATGCTTCTTAGCATACTTATTCGGACTAATATTTTTTAAAACTTATGATGTTAAGCTAATAACAATAGTTTTAATCTCTTCATTTACAACTTTAGTAATTTATAACCCCAATACTTGGAATCTTGGGCAATTAATAAACAAGCATACAGGACAATTAAATAAAATTATTGGAAATGGACTAGTAGGGATCAAAACAATTAAGTCTGCGAATTCCGAAGAATGGCTTCTTAATAAATTCAAACGAAGTAATAAAAACTATAAGAAGTTAATGCTTGAAAACATTTACAGAAATAATTTATTTGTTTGTTTTAAAGATATTGTTGTTCTAATTTCCGTTGGCACTTGGTTAATTTTGATCAGAAATGATTTGGATATATTATCTGCAGGAACAAGTTTATTGTTCTGCTACAAGTTATCTAATGCAGCTACAAATGGAATAAGAAACTGGAGATCTTGTATAAATGGATTACCAGCTTACTTAGAACTTAAAGAGATTACCTCTAAAATAAAAAAGAATAAAATCAAAAATAATTTACCCACTAAAACGAGTAAAATTTTAAATGAATTTATTAGTAATAAAAATCAAATAATCTCAATAAGTTGGGAAAACAAAAAAAATAAAAAAATAAAAATAAATAAATTAAGTCTCAATGTAGGAGAAATTACTGTTATTTCAGGAATTTCAGGAGTAGGCAAAACAAGATTGATTGATACATTCATAGGTCTTAGTGACTTAAAAGGATCATCATGGACAATCAAATTAAAAAATAAAAATTTAAAACTCAATGGATACACTGAATCTGAATTATTAGCAAGAGAACTTATTTCATACTCACCACAAGATGCAATGCTGATAGAAGCATCTTTAAAAGATAATCTATTATTGGGTAATTCATTAAATTACAGAGATAAGGACATTTTAGAATACTTAAGAAAAATGAATCTTCAACATATCAATAATAGGAATTTTGGACTAAATAAAGAAATAGATTTCTCAATCAATCCATATTCAGGCGGAGAGATTCAGAAAATTAATATTTTAAGAAGCTGGTTAAAAGATAATCCAATAGAAATATATGATGAGCCTACAACATTTCAAGATGATAAATCTGTAAAAAATATAATTGAAAAATTAAAAGAAAGGTCTCAAAACAAAATGATATTAATTGTAAGCCACGATTTCAGAATAATCCAGATAGCAAATAAACAGCTCATCCTAAATTCATAG
- the ftsH gene encoding ATP-dependent zinc metalloprotease FtsH has protein sequence MPIRQDDNQPNRRFGIVNIILIGVGALLLFSSLFPNQNMQIPRVPYSLFIDQVNDGEVKRAYITQEQIRYELNGAEEGAPSVLATTPIFDMDLPQRLESKGVEFAAAPPKKPNFFSTILSWVVPPLIFILVLQFFARRSMGGGGAQGALSFTKSKAKVYVPDDESKVTFDDVAGVDEAKDELTEIVDFLKKPERYTDIGARIPKGVLLVGPPGTGKTLLSKAVAGEAEVPFFIISGSEFVELFVGAGAARVRDLFEQAKKKAPCIIFIDELDAIGKSRSGSMGVVGGNDEREQTLNQLLTEMDGFASTDKPVIVLAATNQPEVLDAALLRPGRFDRQVLVDRPDLSGRKTILEIYTKKIKLSDSIDLDSIAQATSGFAGADLANMVNEAALLAARAKRKSVQQQDLSEAIERVVAGLEKKSRVLQDDEKKVVAYHEVGHAIVGHLMPGGSKVAKISIVPRGMSALGYTLQLPTEERFLNSKEELKGQIATLLGGRSAEEVVFGKITTGASNDLQRATDIAEQMVGTFGMSDILGPLAYDKQGGGQFLGNSNNPRRSVSDATAQAIDKEVRELVDDAHETALKILRNNLPLLESISQKILQEEVIEGEDLKNLLSETKLPV, from the coding sequence ATGCCAATAAGACAAGACGATAATCAACCTAATAGAAGATTTGGAATTGTAAATATTATTTTAATTGGTGTTGGAGCGTTGCTTCTATTCAGTAGCCTTTTCCCTAATCAAAATATGCAAATACCAAGAGTTCCCTACTCTTTATTTATAGATCAAGTGAATGATGGGGAAGTTAAGAGAGCTTACATTACACAAGAGCAAATTAGATATGAACTAAATGGAGCTGAAGAAGGCGCTCCTTCTGTTTTAGCGACAACACCAATTTTTGATATGGATCTTCCTCAAAGACTAGAAAGTAAAGGGGTAGAATTTGCAGCTGCGCCTCCCAAGAAACCTAATTTCTTTTCAACAATCTTGAGCTGGGTAGTTCCCCCATTAATTTTCATCCTTGTTTTACAATTCTTTGCTAGAAGAAGTATGGGAGGAGGGGGAGCGCAGGGAGCCTTAAGTTTTACCAAAAGTAAAGCAAAAGTTTATGTTCCTGATGATGAATCTAAAGTTACTTTTGATGATGTTGCAGGGGTTGATGAAGCAAAAGATGAGCTTACAGAAATTGTTGATTTTTTAAAAAAACCTGAAAGATATACTGATATTGGAGCAAGGATTCCAAAAGGTGTCCTTCTTGTTGGACCTCCTGGAACAGGAAAAACTCTTCTCTCTAAAGCCGTTGCTGGAGAAGCTGAAGTTCCATTCTTTATTATTTCAGGTTCTGAATTTGTAGAATTATTTGTTGGTGCTGGTGCTGCCAGAGTTAGAGATTTGTTCGAGCAAGCCAAGAAAAAAGCACCTTGCATAATATTTATTGATGAGCTTGACGCAATTGGTAAAAGCCGTTCAGGATCAATGGGAGTTGTGGGTGGAAATGATGAAAGAGAACAAACTTTAAACCAACTCCTCACAGAAATGGACGGTTTCGCGTCCACTGATAAGCCAGTAATAGTACTTGCCGCTACAAACCAGCCTGAAGTTCTAGATGCAGCACTGTTAAGACCTGGAAGATTTGATAGACAAGTTTTAGTGGATAGACCTGATCTGTCAGGTAGAAAAACTATTCTTGAGATTTATACTAAAAAGATTAAGTTATCTGATTCTATAGATCTAGATTCTATTGCTCAAGCCACAAGTGGATTTGCAGGGGCTGACCTAGCAAATATGGTTAACGAGGCTGCTTTGCTAGCAGCTAGAGCTAAAAGGAAAAGCGTGCAACAACAAGATCTAAGTGAGGCTATAGAGAGGGTAGTGGCTGGTTTAGAAAAGAAAAGTAGAGTGTTACAAGATGATGAGAAAAAAGTTGTTGCTTACCACGAAGTTGGTCATGCAATTGTTGGACATCTTATGCCCGGAGGCTCAAAAGTTGCTAAAATTTCCATTGTCCCTAGAGGTATGAGTGCTTTAGGTTACACCCTTCAATTACCCACTGAAGAAAGATTCTTAAATTCCAAAGAAGAATTAAAAGGTCAAATTGCTACCCTACTTGGTGGAAGGTCTGCTGAAGAAGTCGTTTTTGGAAAAATTACTACTGGAGCTTCAAATGACTTGCAAAGAGCAACTGATATCGCGGAACAAATGGTAGGAACTTTTGGAATGAGTGATATACTTGGACCTTTGGCATATGATAAACAAGGCGGAGGTCAATTCCTTGGCAATAGTAATAATCCAAGAAGATCAGTTAGTGATGCGACAGCCCAAGCCATAGATAAAGAAGTAAGAGAGCTAGTGGATGATGCACATGAAACTGCTTTAAAAATTTTGAGAAATAATTTACCTCTCCTTGAATCAATATCACAAAAAATTCTTCAGGAAGAGGTAATTGAAGGTGAGGATCTTAAAAATTTGCTTTCAGAGACTAAATTGCCCGTATAA
- a CDS encoding sulfotransferase domain-containing protein: MNLSKNKYWYLASYPKSGNTWCRLFIRELYRLTQNPKSNFEDNTIQSEMDLSKNISTGAIISDRSWFDDQIGIDSEELTNLEVEKIRIKVHNQPSPYSETLRYHKVHDAFLKTNGKNKRIISTKNCAGIVYIIRNPIDIVISMESFFGWSKGECIKFIMNPNACLSNITDRSTSQIIQYIGTWEHHVNSWTNQNDVPLSVFRYEDFLQSPLKEFTRLSSFLQLPINPKTIEEAVENCSFKKLREKERNSLFIERSKSGNPFFRYGKKDLGLKRLSKNELDLLKNRFRNTLHKFDYTFN; encoded by the coding sequence GTGAATTTATCAAAAAATAAATATTGGTATTTAGCAAGCTATCCGAAGTCGGGGAACACTTGGTGCAGACTATTTATAAGAGAATTATATAGGTTAACACAAAATCCCAAAAGTAACTTTGAAGATAATACTATTCAAAGTGAGATGGATTTAAGTAAGAATATTTCTACTGGTGCAATAATAAGTGATAGATCTTGGTTTGACGATCAAATTGGAATTGATAGTGAAGAACTTACCAACTTAGAAGTCGAAAAAATAAGAATCAAAGTACATAATCAGCCGTCTCCATATTCGGAGACGCTTAGGTATCACAAAGTTCATGATGCTTTTTTAAAGACAAACGGAAAAAATAAAAGGATTATCTCAACCAAGAATTGCGCAGGAATTGTTTACATTATTAGAAATCCAATTGATATCGTAATTTCAATGGAAAGTTTTTTTGGATGGAGTAAAGGGGAATGTATAAAATTTATTATGAACCCAAACGCATGTTTATCAAATATTACTGATAGAAGTACTTCTCAAATTATTCAATATATTGGGACTTGGGAGCATCATGTTAACTCTTGGACGAATCAAAATGATGTCCCCCTATCAGTTTTCAGATACGAAGATTTTCTACAGAGTCCATTAAAAGAATTCACTAGGTTAAGTAGTTTTCTACAACTTCCAATCAACCCAAAAACTATTGAAGAAGCCGTTGAAAATTGTTCATTTAAAAAACTAAGAGAAAAAGAGAGAAACTCATTATTTATTGAACGATCTAAATCAGGGAATCCATTTTTTCGCTATGGAAAAAAAGATTTGGGTTTAAAAAGATTATCAAAAAATGAACTAGATTTGTTAAAAAATAGATTTAGAAATACATTACATAAGTTTGACTATACTTTTAATTGA
- the ribD gene encoding bifunctional diaminohydroxyphosphoribosylaminopyrimidine deaminase/5-amino-6-(5-phosphoribosylamino)uracil reductase RibD produces the protein MSEKNVSHTKWMKRAIFLASLGKNTTSPNPMVGAVILDKNGSLISEGFHLKAGMPHAEAMAFNNLKKDAKDGTMYVNLEPCCHQGRTPPCVDKVISSGIKKIYISNKDPDKRVSGKGIKLLEEAGIKVHLGLCKKESLELNKAFIYRNITNKAFGVLKWAMSIDGRIGLKNGKSKWITNEDSRSLVHNFRAEFDAIIIGGNTLRKDNPLLTSRGSKTPEPLRVVFTKTLDLPTKSNLWDCNEAKTLIIYDSRTANESFLKRIPKCVEVEKISSDNPELISKLLAKRGFNKVLWECGPKLATSAVKAGCINEIISFIAPKILGGENSMNPFGDFEFREMNETIKLSGSKIRFIGNDIFVKSSLKNFCYDY, from the coding sequence ATGTCTGAAAAAAATGTAAGCCATACAAAATGGATGAAAAGAGCAATTTTTTTGGCTTCATTAGGCAAAAATACAACAAGTCCTAATCCTATGGTGGGAGCGGTGATACTTGATAAGAATGGAAGTCTTATTTCAGAAGGGTTTCATTTAAAGGCAGGGATGCCTCATGCAGAGGCAATGGCTTTTAATAATTTAAAAAAGGATGCTAAAGATGGAACAATGTATGTAAATCTTGAACCTTGCTGTCATCAAGGTAGAACGCCTCCATGTGTAGATAAGGTAATATCCTCAGGTATTAAAAAGATATATATATCAAATAAAGATCCTGATAAAAGAGTATCTGGAAAAGGTATTAAATTACTGGAAGAAGCTGGTATAAAAGTTCATTTAGGATTATGTAAAAAAGAATCTCTAGAATTAAATAAGGCTTTTATTTATAGGAACATAACAAATAAGGCATTTGGGGTTCTTAAATGGGCAATGAGTATTGATGGCAGAATAGGTCTAAAAAATGGAAAAAGTAAATGGATTACCAATGAAGATTCTAGATCTCTAGTTCATAATTTTAGAGCAGAATTTGACGCAATAATTATTGGTGGGAACACCTTAAGAAAAGATAACCCACTTTTGACTTCTAGAGGTTCGAAAACTCCAGAACCTTTGCGAGTCGTTTTTACAAAAACTTTAGATTTACCAACAAAATCAAATCTTTGGGATTGTAATGAGGCTAAAACTTTAATTATTTACGATTCCAGAACAGCCAATGAAAGTTTTCTTAAAAGAATCCCAAAATGTGTGGAGGTTGAGAAGATATCTTCAGATAATCCAGAGTTAATTTCAAAATTGCTAGCTAAAAGAGGATTTAATAAAGTTTTGTGGGAATGCGGCCCAAAATTGGCGACTTCAGCAGTTAAAGCAGGATGCATAAACGAAATAATATCTTTTATCGCTCCAAAAATTTTAGGAGGAGAAAATAGTATGAATCCTTTTGGAGATTTTGAATTTAGAGAAATGAATGAAACTATTAAATTAAGTGGATCAAAAATTAGATTTATAGGTAATGATATCTTCGTAAAAAGCTCATTGAAAAATTTCTGTTATGACTACTAA